One genomic segment of Chromatiaceae bacterium includes these proteins:
- a CDS encoding putative zinc-binding metallopeptidase, whose translation MRRFHCSCGQALFFDSVVCERCNRPVGFAPDLGRMVALHDEGDGRYATLDTDAPPGLRYRYCNNGELHGICNWLAVTDDTTDLCVACRLNRVVPDVGRPANLERWSRLEAAKRRLLYSLSVLGLPVAGKGDEPQSGLAFDFMEDQRSNPDVPQAFVATGHADGVITVNVMEADPAQQVIARERLNEQYRTLLGHMRHESGHYFWDRLVRDSGFLRGFRGLFGDERGDYAAAMDAYYQKGTTPDWNEAFISAYASAHPWEDWAETWAHYLHMLDTLETAKAYGIVGEAVGDGSPHSFEDGVGEWMHLSVVLNELNRSMGQDDSYPFVVPPRVVDKLRFVHEVVQANRAGE comes from the coding sequence ATGCGACGCTTCCACTGTAGCTGCGGACAGGCGCTGTTTTTCGACAGTGTCGTCTGTGAGCGTTGCAATCGCCCGGTCGGGTTCGCGCCGGACCTCGGTCGCATGGTTGCACTACACGATGAGGGGGACGGTCGATATGCCACGCTCGATACCGACGCGCCGCCCGGGCTGCGCTACCGCTACTGCAATAACGGCGAGCTGCACGGGATCTGCAACTGGCTGGCGGTCACCGACGATACAACGGACCTGTGTGTCGCCTGCAGACTGAATCGTGTGGTGCCTGACGTCGGCCGGCCGGCCAACCTCGAGCGTTGGTCGCGCCTCGAAGCCGCCAAAAGGCGCCTGCTATACAGCCTGTCCGTGCTCGGGTTGCCGGTTGCCGGAAAGGGCGACGAACCGCAGTCCGGCCTCGCGTTCGACTTCATGGAAGATCAGCGCAGCAACCCGGATGTCCCGCAGGCCTTCGTCGCGACCGGCCACGCCGACGGGGTGATCACGGTCAACGTGATGGAGGCCGACCCGGCCCAGCAGGTCATCGCGCGCGAGCGATTGAACGAACAGTATCGTACGCTGTTGGGCCACATGCGGCACGAGTCCGGTCACTATTTTTGGGACCGCCTGGTGCGAGACAGCGGGTTTCTGCGCGGCTTTCGTGGATTGTTCGGCGACGAACGGGGGGACTACGCGGCAGCGATGGATGCGTACTATCAGAAAGGCACCACACCCGACTGGAATGAAGCGTTCATCTCGGCGTATGCCAGTGCCCACCCCTGGGAGGATTGGGCCGAGACCTGGGCGCACTACCTGCATATGCTCGATACGCTCGAGACCGCGAAGGCCTATGGGATCGTGGGCGAAGCCGTCGGCGATGGCTCGCCGCATTCGTTCGAGGACGGCGTGGGCGAATGGATGCACCTCAGCGTGGTGCTGAACGAACTGAATCGCAGTATGGGCCAGGACGACAGCTATCCGTTCGTCGTGCCACCCCGGGTCGTCGACAAGCTGCGATTCGTCCACGAAGTGGTGCAGGCGAACCGCGCCGGTGAGTGA
- a CDS encoding efflux RND transporter periplasmic adaptor subunit yields the protein MRRKWAIAWVLPLAWALSGCGEQQAAETEVGPRPVKSTVIGEAGPGGSRSFPARIDAARRAELAFRIPGTVQELPIKEGDRLQEGALVARLDPTDFQIVVNDRQATFDKAQKNFARGKELVDSGAISRSDFDRLEAEFKNARAALEAARQDLAYTELTAPFDGMVARRLVERFEEVQAKQPVVLVQNIEQLEVKFDVPESIIRSVRGGGRAARGEIPVYATFEGQPGRQFPLTYKEISTKADANTQTFEATFLMEQWERGTVLPGMTATVTVNLAGVVDDNAVFTVPVSAVVGDYKLDPQVWVVDASSGTVSPRPVKVGRLVGDGIEVLEGIEPGMRVVTAGTPFLVEGMQVSLLPEQEQAEVRPDDLKYQR from the coding sequence ATGCGGAGAAAATGGGCGATCGCTTGGGTTCTGCCGCTCGCATGGGCACTGTCCGGCTGCGGCGAGCAGCAGGCCGCGGAAACCGAAGTCGGACCGAGACCGGTCAAGTCGACCGTGATCGGCGAAGCCGGGCCGGGCGGCAGCCGTTCCTTTCCCGCACGCATCGATGCCGCGAGGCGCGCCGAACTGGCGTTCCGTATCCCCGGGACGGTGCAGGAACTGCCGATCAAGGAGGGCGACCGACTGCAGGAAGGCGCGTTGGTGGCACGCCTCGATCCCACCGATTTTCAGATTGTCGTCAACGACCGCCAGGCGACATTCGACAAAGCGCAAAAGAACTTCGCGCGTGGCAAGGAACTGGTCGATTCCGGTGCCATTTCCCGAAGCGATTTTGATCGCCTGGAGGCCGAGTTCAAGAACGCGCGTGCCGCGCTGGAGGCGGCCCGTCAGGACCTGGCATACACCGAGTTGACGGCGCCCTTCGATGGCATGGTGGCGCGCCGCCTCGTCGAGCGTTTCGAGGAGGTGCAGGCCAAGCAGCCGGTGGTCCTGGTGCAGAACATCGAGCAGCTGGAGGTCAAGTTCGACGTTCCCGAGTCCATCATCCGCAGCGTGCGTGGAGGCGGGAGGGCGGCACGTGGCGAGATCCCGGTCTACGCCACGTTCGAGGGTCAGCCGGGGCGGCAATTTCCGCTGACGTACAAAGAGATCTCGACCAAGGCCGATGCGAACACCCAGACGTTCGAGGCGACCTTCCTGATGGAACAGTGGGAGCGCGGTACCGTGTTGCCCGGGATGACCGCCACCGTGACCGTGAACCTGGCCGGTGTCGTCGACGACAATGCGGTCTTCACGGTCCCGGTAAGCGCGGTGGTGGGCGATTACAAGCTCGATCCCCAGGTCTGGGTGGTCGACGCGTCCAGCGGCACCGTGTCACCCCGGCCGGTGAAGGTCGGACGCCTAGTGGGCGACGGTATCGAGGTGCTCGAGGGGATCGAACCCGGCATGCGGGTGGTCACCGCCGGGACGCCGTTCCTCGTGGAGGGCATGCAGGTCTCGCTGTTGCCCGAACAGGAACAGGCCGAAGTCCGCCCCGACGATCTGAAGTATCAGCGATGA
- a CDS encoding radical SAM protein translates to MDDIHNFIGKLQHPKVANLLTRYVSWRRLVAEARRSGAPRPKVPEIGPISINLDLTTACNFRCDHCIDWDLLNVKARHRENEIRQSLVELRRRGLESVILIGGGEPTLYPHFEEMISFIKSLGLQVAIVSNGSRCDRLVQVAPDLAKGDWIRLSLDAGSNSLFRAMHKPVNDSINLDSICGQVPAIRAANPDISIGYSFIVVWDGTTRGDSSIHENIREIVDAARRAKRSGFHYITYKAVLERWQDGSEVMAPKTCTRAVDDVLYEIRAELAKAHALEDETFSVKESTNIRALNDRSWADLKQQPHTCHMQILRQVLTPLGIFNCPAHRGVEWARIGDKNGYADFQRTAAITEATADMLDTFDAQCRCAEVTCIYNSTNWWLEDLIEGRAVLPDGLEPSWEDFFL, encoded by the coding sequence TTGGACGATATCCACAATTTCATCGGAAAGCTCCAACATCCAAAGGTAGCGAACCTTCTCACGCGCTATGTGTCGTGGCGAAGGTTGGTTGCCGAAGCTCGGCGGAGCGGAGCACCTCGTCCCAAAGTGCCGGAGATAGGGCCAATTTCGATCAACCTCGATCTGACCACGGCGTGCAATTTTCGGTGTGATCATTGCATCGACTGGGACCTGCTAAACGTCAAAGCCCGGCACCGTGAGAATGAAATCCGGCAATCCTTGGTCGAACTGAGGCGGCGAGGATTGGAGTCCGTAATCCTTATTGGCGGCGGCGAACCAACACTCTATCCGCATTTTGAAGAAATGATCAGCTTCATAAAGAGCTTGGGGCTTCAGGTAGCCATTGTCAGCAATGGCTCTCGCTGCGACCGCCTGGTGCAGGTCGCGCCCGATCTGGCTAAAGGCGACTGGATTCGATTGTCTCTCGATGCGGGTAGCAACAGCCTGTTCCGTGCAATGCACAAGCCAGTGAACGATTCGATAAACCTCGACAGCATTTGCGGCCAGGTGCCGGCAATTCGCGCAGCCAACCCTGATATATCGATAGGATATTCATTCATCGTAGTGTGGGATGGAACAACGCGCGGTGACTCGTCAATCCATGAAAACATCCGAGAGATTGTCGATGCGGCACGCCGGGCCAAGCGCTCAGGCTTCCACTACATCACGTATAAGGCCGTACTGGAGCGCTGGCAGGACGGATCAGAAGTGATGGCCCCTAAAACCTGCACTCGTGCGGTTGACGACGTTTTGTACGAAATCCGCGCCGAACTCGCCAAGGCCCATGCGTTAGAGGACGAAACATTCTCGGTAAAGGAATCCACTAACATTCGCGCCCTCAACGACCGGTCGTGGGCAGATCTCAAGCAGCAGCCGCATACCTGCCACATGCAGATCCTACGACAGGTCCTAACGCCCCTGGGTATTTTCAACTGCCCGGCACACCGCGGTGTGGAGTGGGCCAGGATTGGCGACAAGAACGGTTACGCGGATTTTCAGCGAACGGCTGCCATCACGGAGGCAACGGCAGATATGCTGGACACGTTCGATGCTCAATGCCGCTGTGCTGAGGTCACCTGCATCTACAACAGCACCAATTGGTGGCTCGAAGATCTAATCGAAGGCCGTGCAGTGCTGCCAGACGGACTCGAACCCAGCTGGGAAGACTTTTTTCTTTGA
- a CDS encoding Gfo/Idh/MocA family oxidoreductase, which translates to MPLPPRPDNLPLRAALIGARRSRQGLGPFIARDLVRLGCDVVAITTTCEATLATAARDVLKYAGIRPACYNQVDRMLAEASPDLVFILTPPEYHAEYLESAWRAGCHTVCEKPLLWGGRTADRVAALVERFAERGLILAENCQWPDTLIAYDALYPGILATATALDMRLTPDTVGASAVRDCLSHVISVAQAVMPADATIQGEPEVIVWPAKATHVKFDFGTRAQTLSVTGQFVLSNLRPRPAHLSFDGHVAQRLVDPANYHMHLSDGIRSVPLDDPLKTHLAKIIDRVEQVSQRNCVIGDLSLVRRAAAFDSVVAAVMGMHVMTDAFDSQ; encoded by the coding sequence ATGCCGCTGCCTCCACGGCCTGACAATTTGCCCCTGCGCGCGGCCCTGATCGGGGCCCGTCGCTCAAGGCAAGGCCTTGGTCCTTTCATCGCCCGCGATCTGGTAAGGCTAGGTTGCGACGTTGTTGCCATAACCACAACCTGCGAGGCGACGCTTGCAACAGCGGCGAGGGACGTTCTGAAATACGCCGGGATACGACCAGCCTGCTACAACCAGGTCGACCGGATGCTGGCGGAGGCCTCGCCAGATCTCGTGTTCATCCTCACGCCTCCGGAATACCACGCCGAATATCTCGAATCAGCCTGGCGAGCAGGCTGTCATACGGTATGCGAGAAACCCCTCCTATGGGGTGGCCGAACAGCTGACCGTGTCGCGGCACTCGTTGAACGTTTTGCCGAGCGTGGCTTGATCTTGGCCGAGAACTGCCAGTGGCCCGACACGCTCATCGCCTATGACGCGCTCTATCCTGGGATCCTTGCCACAGCCACGGCACTGGATATGAGGCTTACGCCGGATACAGTCGGCGCATCTGCCGTGCGCGATTGTCTTTCCCATGTGATCAGTGTTGCACAGGCGGTGATGCCTGCCGATGCGACAATCCAAGGCGAGCCCGAAGTCATAGTCTGGCCCGCAAAGGCCACCCACGTGAAATTCGATTTTGGAACGCGCGCGCAGACGCTGTCTGTAACAGGCCAGTTTGTTCTATCCAATCTGCGCCCCCGGCCGGCCCATCTCAGTTTTGACGGGCATGTCGCGCAGCGTTTGGTGGATCCTGCAAACTACCACATGCATTTGAGTGATGGGATTCGCAGTGTGCCCCTCGACGATCCATTGAAAACCCATCTGGCAAAGATAATCGATCGGGTCGAGCAGGTATCGCAGCGCAATTGCGTAATCGGTGACCTGTCGCTGGTTCGGCGGGCCGCCGCGTTTGATTCTGTCGTCGCCGCAGTCATGGGCATGCACGTTATGACTGACGCATTTGATAGTCAGTAA
- a CDS encoding hemerythrin family protein translates to MKDIVWGDVLSVGVTEIDNDHRMLINTFNVLNHAVAEGKSRDYLAAVLEELINCTVWHFSHEERLMLQYAYDDLTAHKAEHRELIESARELQQEILRGGEGVTEANIEYLERWLTEHIFTTDMRMGTFLYEAM, encoded by the coding sequence GTGAAAGATATCGTTTGGGGCGATGTACTGAGCGTCGGAGTCACGGAGATCGACAATGATCACCGAATGCTGATCAATACTTTCAATGTCCTCAATCATGCCGTTGCCGAGGGCAAATCGCGCGACTACCTGGCGGCGGTACTGGAGGAACTGATCAACTGTACCGTTTGGCACTTCAGCCACGAAGAACGCCTGATGCTGCAGTATGCCTACGACGATCTAACGGCACACAAGGCGGAGCACCGCGAACTGATCGAGAGTGCCAGGGAGTTGCAGCAGGAAATCCTGCGAGGCGGAGAAGGCGTGACCGAGGCGAATATCGAGTACCTTGAGCGCTGGCTGACGGAGCATATCTTCACGACCGACATGCGCATGGGCACCTTCCTCTACGAAGCCATGTAA
- a CDS encoding FkbM family methyltransferase → MADSKTSTSTARAGPQRLLDTEGFNNLVRGRHGYVLYNTYDSYVGRSMERYGEYAEFEVALFRQVCGTGDIIVDVGAYIGTHTLAMSALVGNTGRVFALEPQRIVFQTLCANMALKSVVNVECLQVAASAENGRILMPDIRYDAEANFGGISMRGFDKGRPISMRRLDDLIDVPRLRLMKLDVEGMEHSAISGAADLIARHRPILYVENDRREDSRDLIELIMSMGYRLYWHAPPLFNPDNYTGDDDNIFPGVISVNMVCIHHDEKVTVETLPEIVDPTCHPLDSQKDRG, encoded by the coding sequence ATGGCTGACAGCAAAACAAGCACTTCGACTGCGCGCGCAGGACCGCAACGGCTGCTCGACACGGAGGGATTCAACAATCTGGTCCGCGGCCGTCACGGCTACGTGCTGTACAACACCTACGATTCGTACGTCGGCCGATCGATGGAAAGGTACGGCGAATACGCCGAGTTCGAGGTGGCACTGTTTCGGCAGGTCTGCGGCACCGGCGACATCATTGTCGACGTAGGTGCGTATATCGGAACGCATACGCTGGCGATGTCCGCGTTGGTCGGGAACACCGGTCGCGTGTTCGCGCTGGAACCGCAGCGGATCGTGTTTCAAACGCTGTGCGCGAACATGGCGCTCAAAAGTGTCGTCAACGTTGAGTGTCTACAAGTCGCGGCATCGGCCGAGAACGGCCGGATACTGATGCCGGACATTCGCTACGACGCAGAGGCGAATTTCGGCGGCATCAGCATGCGCGGTTTCGACAAGGGCCGGCCGATCTCAATGCGACGGCTCGACGACCTGATCGATGTCCCGCGACTGCGTTTGATGAAACTCGATGTCGAGGGTATGGAGCACAGCGCGATCAGCGGTGCTGCAGATCTGATCGCACGACATCGTCCGATACTCTATGTCGAGAACGACCGGCGGGAAGACTCCAGGGATCTGATAGAGCTGATTATGTCGATGGGCTATCGCCTTTACTGGCACGCGCCGCCGCTATTCAATCCCGACAACTATACCGGCGACGACGACAACATCTTCCCCGGCGTCATCTCGGTCAACATGGTGTGCATCCATCACGATGAAAAGGTCACCGTAGAGACGCTGCCGGAAATCGTCGATCCGACATGCCATCCACTGGATTCGCAGAAAGACCGCGGCTAG
- a CDS encoding efflux RND transporter permease subunit, which translates to MNAGEYSVRRPVISWLVIVILVAGGIWAFDNMGKLEDPAFTIKLAKIITLYPGASAQQVQDEVTYHIEDAVQRMEQVKNIKMSISRPGLSDIQIEFKDKYRSEDFPDIYDELRRKMADMQSKLPPGAHAPMIIDEFGDVYGVYLALTGHGYTWRDLWDVADRLKREIVLVPGVRKVIIGGAQKEVVYVDISRARLGELGISPAEIAAVLQSQNVVTDAGQVRVGPEYLRINPTGEFASVAEIGDVLIGSDEKRLVYLKDIAEIRRAYEDVPSKMYYVDGQPALTLGISMQAGVNVVAVGGQLDDRFRDLQTIIPVGMQLTEIYNQPVEVDKSVRGFMVSVGQAVAIVIVVLLLFMGIRTGVIIGSVLLITVAGTLLIMHLNGIELQRISLGALVIALGMLVDNAIVVAEGMLVRMQSGMKAREAARETVGKTIWALLGGTLVGILAFSAIGLSPDSTGEFVGSLFYVILYSLLLSWVTAISTTPLLCSLLLKPRQADASDGGDPYRGRLFTAFRGLVALAIRRRWLTVAFVVGLFLLALIGFGNVKQAFFPESNTPMFFVDIWEIEGSDIRTSREDALKVSEFLRGLEGVEQTTTVIGGPHERFTLVYDPREISSAYAQIIVQTDTRERIAEIWEKVEAYLRTEMPRTDPIIKSMRIGPGRDSKIEARFHGPDPAVLRHLSEQAQAIMRADPESKDIRDDWRQPVKLVRPVFNEQVGRQLGITREDLADALSYAFEGTPVGRYRDGIRVLPILMRAPEEDRADVGNLQDISVWSPVLKASVPAAQVISGVETVFENAVLRSRNRMRTIIASCNPTGELATPLFERLRPQIEAIALPPGYSLSWGGEYEDSLKAQAGLGRSLPVGFLLMILTTILLFGRLRQPLIIWLTVPLAIIGITAGLLGANGAFDFMSLLGALSLIGLLIKNAIVLIEEIDQQIEGGKQPLDATLDATVSRLRPVVLAAATTILGLIPLLSDAFFVNMSITIMAGLGFATLLTLVFVPTLYAILFRIEPD; encoded by the coding sequence ATGAATGCCGGCGAATACTCGGTAAGGCGACCGGTCATTTCCTGGCTGGTCATCGTGATCCTGGTCGCGGGCGGTATCTGGGCCTTCGACAACATGGGCAAGCTGGAGGATCCGGCCTTCACGATCAAGCTCGCCAAGATCATCACGCTGTATCCGGGTGCGTCGGCGCAGCAGGTCCAGGACGAAGTCACCTACCATATCGAAGACGCCGTCCAGCGGATGGAGCAGGTCAAGAACATCAAGATGTCCATATCGCGACCCGGCCTGTCGGACATCCAGATCGAGTTCAAGGACAAGTATCGCTCCGAGGACTTCCCCGATATCTACGACGAGTTGCGGCGCAAGATGGCGGACATGCAGTCCAAGCTGCCGCCGGGCGCACACGCGCCGATGATCATCGACGAGTTTGGCGACGTCTATGGCGTCTATCTGGCGCTGACCGGCCACGGCTACACCTGGCGCGACCTGTGGGACGTCGCCGACCGACTCAAGCGCGAGATCGTACTGGTGCCCGGCGTCCGCAAGGTCATCATCGGTGGCGCCCAGAAAGAGGTTGTGTACGTCGACATCTCGCGTGCCCGCCTGGGCGAGCTGGGGATCTCGCCCGCCGAGATTGCGGCTGTACTGCAGTCCCAGAACGTCGTCACCGATGCGGGGCAGGTGCGCGTCGGGCCCGAGTACCTGCGCATCAATCCGACCGGTGAATTCGCGTCGGTGGCCGAGATCGGCGACGTGCTGATCGGCTCCGATGAGAAACGACTGGTCTATCTCAAGGACATCGCAGAGATTCGACGGGCCTACGAGGACGTCCCCAGCAAGATGTATTACGTCGATGGCCAGCCCGCGCTGACCCTGGGGATCTCGATGCAGGCCGGCGTCAACGTGGTCGCAGTCGGCGGGCAGCTGGATGACCGGTTCCGTGACCTGCAGACCATCATCCCGGTCGGGATGCAGTTGACCGAGATCTACAACCAGCCGGTCGAGGTCGACAAATCGGTGCGTGGTTTCATGGTCAGCGTCGGACAGGCGGTGGCGATCGTGATCGTGGTGCTGCTGCTGTTCATGGGGATACGGACCGGGGTGATCATCGGCTCGGTGCTGCTGATCACGGTTGCGGGTACGCTGCTGATCATGCATCTCAACGGGATCGAGCTGCAGCGCATCTCGCTCGGGGCGCTGGTGATCGCATTGGGGATGCTGGTCGACAATGCGATCGTGGTCGCAGAAGGCATGCTGGTGCGCATGCAGTCCGGGATGAAGGCGCGCGAGGCGGCGCGCGAGACTGTGGGGAAGACGATCTGGGCACTGCTCGGCGGCACCCTGGTGGGCATACTCGCGTTCTCGGCGATCGGCCTTTCGCCGGACAGCACCGGCGAATTCGTCGGCTCGCTGTTCTATGTGATTCTCTATTCGCTGCTGTTGTCCTGGGTAACCGCGATCAGCACCACGCCGTTGTTGTGTTCGCTGCTGTTGAAGCCACGCCAGGCCGACGCGAGCGACGGCGGGGATCCTTACCGCGGCAGGTTGTTTACGGCTTTCCGCGGGCTCGTCGCGCTGGCGATCCGCAGGCGCTGGCTGACAGTCGCGTTCGTGGTCGGGTTGTTTCTGCTGGCACTGATCGGATTCGGGAACGTCAAGCAGGCCTTTTTCCCGGAATCCAACACGCCGATGTTCTTCGTCGACATCTGGGAGATCGAGGGCAGCGACATTCGCACTTCGCGCGAGGATGCGTTGAAGGTCAGCGAGTTCCTGCGCGGCCTGGAGGGCGTCGAGCAGACCACGACGGTCATCGGCGGCCCGCATGAGCGGTTCACGCTGGTCTACGATCCGCGCGAGATCTCATCCGCCTATGCCCAGATCATCGTGCAGACCGACACCCGGGAGCGGATCGCCGAGATCTGGGAAAAGGTCGAGGCGTACCTGCGCACCGAGATGCCACGGACCGATCCGATCATCAAGTCCATGCGCATCGGGCCCGGGCGCGATTCGAAGATCGAGGCGCGGTTCCATGGGCCGGACCCGGCGGTACTGCGTCATCTGTCCGAGCAGGCGCAGGCGATCATGCGCGCGGATCCCGAATCGAAGGATATCCGCGACGACTGGCGCCAGCCGGTCAAGTTGGTGCGACCGGTGTTCAACGAGCAGGTCGGGCGGCAGCTCGGAATCACGCGTGAAGACCTGGCGGATGCGCTCAGCTATGCGTTCGAGGGCACGCCGGTAGGCCGCTATCGTGACGGTATCCGGGTGCTGCCGATCCTGATGCGTGCCCCTGAAGAGGACCGGGCCGACGTCGGCAACCTGCAGGACATCAGCGTGTGGAGCCCGGTGCTCAAGGCTTCGGTACCGGCGGCGCAGGTCATCAGTGGTGTCGAGACCGTGTTCGAGAATGCCGTGCTGCGCTCGCGCAACCGGATGCGCACCATCATCGCCTCGTGCAATCCAACCGGCGAATTGGCCACCCCCCTGTTCGAGCGCCTGAGGCCGCAGATCGAGGCGATTGCGCTGCCGCCCGGATACTCTCTGTCCTGGGGCGGCGAGTATGAAGACTCGTTGAAGGCGCAGGCAGGCCTGGGGCGCTCCCTGCCGGTCGGTTTCCTGCTGATGATCCTGACCACGATCCTGTTGTTCGGAAGACTGCGCCAGCCGTTGATCATCTGGCTTACGGTGCCGCTGGCGATCATCGGCATCACCGCCGGCCTGCTCGGCGCCAACGGTGCCTTCGACTTCATGTCGCTGCTCGGGGCTCTGTCACTGATCGGTCTGTTGATCAAGAACGCCATAGTCCTGATCGAAGAGATCGATCAGCAGATCGAGGGAGGGAAGCAACCACTGGATGCGACCCTGGATGCGACCGTGAGCCGACTGCGCCCGGTGGTGTTGGCTGCGGCGACGACCATTCTCGGCCTGATACCCCTGTTGTCCGATGCGTTCTTCGTGAACATGTCGATCACCATCATGGCGGGGCTGGGGTTTGCCACGTTGTTGACGCTGGTGTTCGTGCCGACCCTGTACGCGATTCTCTTCCGGATCGAACCCGACTGA
- a CDS encoding sulfotransferase family 2 domain-containing protein, translating into MNNTIVAHGLIPGHNQPLRYPDQNHHILYGHLNINGQVLELDHCFAEHIRRYFCSPYENETFTFFAFLRNPVDRIVSVYRAARQMNNFRILRDSSVRSFTEFVDGLETLKLKGYFDADMKMKIPHNELSHYVPQSHYVLDRDGKSLVDVLKNVSDLESTLGELLSSRGVNVSRIMRANASSPSTTVAEEEIEKNRLRIRELYASDYDLGIRYPES; encoded by the coding sequence GTGAACAATACGATCGTGGCACATGGATTGATTCCAGGACACAACCAACCGTTGAGGTATCCTGACCAGAACCACCATATCCTCTATGGGCATCTGAATATCAATGGCCAGGTGTTAGAACTGGACCATTGTTTTGCGGAACACATACGGCGCTATTTCTGTTCCCCCTACGAAAACGAAACCTTCACGTTTTTTGCCTTCCTGAGAAACCCGGTCGATAGAATCGTCAGCGTTTATCGAGCAGCCAGGCAAATGAACAATTTCAGGATATTGCGCGATTCCAGCGTTAGGAGTTTCACAGAGTTTGTTGACGGCCTGGAGACACTGAAGTTGAAAGGTTATTTCGATGCCGATATGAAAATGAAGATTCCGCACAACGAACTTTCGCATTATGTGCCGCAATCGCATTACGTGCTCGATCGTGACGGAAAGTCGCTGGTCGACGTCTTGAAGAATGTTTCAGACCTGGAATCGACCCTTGGGGAACTCCTGTCCTCGAGAGGAGTGAATGTCAGCAGAATCATGCGGGCGAACGCATCAAGTCCTTCGACAACGGTTGCGGAAGAAGAGATCGAGAAGAATCGTTTGCGGATCCGTGAACTCTACGCCAGCGATTATGATCTGGGCATCAGGTATCCTGAGTCGTGA